ATACTCAATTATTTATTTTGCAAACGAAAATTAAGGTAAGGCTATCATAGTATCATCAACATGACTGATTAGAAAAGTTAACATACAATGCAGATGAAAATTGATAATTGAAACCAACCTACATAAATCTGATCCAAGCCAATGGTTGTTTTCATCTTAAAATTTTAAAGAGGTTCAGTTAGAAAATAGAAACCTACCATAATGAGGGTCACTCTTTTTTTTGCCTTGGATCTCAATATGATCACCAGGCTTTAAGTCTTCCAAACAGTCAGAGACGTGACAAAAGCATGGAGGGGTTGCAACTGGGGAAAGTCTCAGCCTTTCCCACATGATACCTTTCCACAACAACCATCGCCCACCCACCCTCTGTTCCCTGGTATAAtaacaagttttttttcttcacagaatcaattctggcaccAGAAACTATAGCTTCTAGCTTCTCACCAGAATGCACATTCAATCACAGACCACCAATCCCATCATTAAATcactaatattaatattaaattaagatttcaaaaataaaaagtgaaaagtgttaataataataaagtGTCCCCCATCTCTTCCCTTACCTTGCTGTGAAGGTTTGACTTGTGGAGTCATAGCGAAATAAGGCGTCTCGAACCCTTGGTCCCTGAAGAAAAATAGTAATGAGAATTTGATAATGAAAAGcataaaattgaaattgaagctAGAGTTTACCCGGTAAAATTGAGCTGGAAACCAAAACTTGCCACCCTGTAGAGAGAAATAAAGAGCCAACATGGAGTTATTTGGCAAGAAGGTCCTAAGTTGATTAAAATCCTGTAAATATGAGCCAGTGCATGGCAAAGGACAAGACCCACAGAAAGACCCAAGTGAGCAATTTTGATCCAAGagggcttcttcttcttcttcttctgacttGAATTTTGTTAAGTGCCATTGCCACTCTTTGAAAGCAAAATCACCAACGATTGTACCCCATTTCTGGTTGATGTGGTTTTCCCACAAATGATCACTTCGACATGCATCCCTTAAACAAGTGCACACCATGGACATTTTGATGAGCTCGATTGGTGAGAGGAGTTTGAGGATGCAATCCAGAATGGGTTCAGGCAAATTCAAGAGAGATCTGTCAATGTGATCTTCCTCCATGGAAGGGAAGGGAAGGGTGAATTCGATCTTCCTGCGATACTTGTTAAGAATATGACATACTCACGTTAAGAATAATATATGAACGGAGGAGAAATAATGGAATAGAGAGAGACGTGACCAGGTTGCTTTACTTTTCCCAAGTCTTgctttttgaaataaaaaatataaaagcatAGGAAGTAGAGACTAGTTAAAGTGAGACATAGACTTTAGTGGGAAGTGACATACATAGCCGTAGCAGACTAGGTTcaaagtttatatatatatatatatatatatatatatataattattaccTCGGGCGGGTTCGGGCACCGACAGGAAATATTTTTCAAACTCGCACCCGCCCGACAATAACCATACTAAACCATTTTTGTCCCATATTAAACCCGATGACCCGTCCAGACCGACCTATTTTTGTTTGAAGCTCCCGGGTAGCTCGAGTTTGGGTCGGGCATTGGGTCTGTGCTCAGCCCTAGATGGTAGAGGTAATGTCGTAGTGGAGAATGATCGTAGTGGAGGGTAGaagtggtggtggcaatagtTGTGGTGGTGTCGGGTGTGGCGGCGGCGTGATAACAGCAATGGTGGCGGTTGATGGTGGTTGGTGGTGATGGCGGGGTGGTGGTTACATGTTCTTGAATCTAAAATCATAactacaaaataattatttttatgattttaaaaattaggatgaaacaattttgaaattaagtaAAATATCATTTAAGCTCTACAACAAAAACTTGCAACCACCCCGaacatgtctttaatttttacctTCTTTATGATAATATTGCAATCCTCATTCATCTAAGTGTCATATTACATTCTTTATTCCTAAACGATCTTAAAAAATTGTCATTTTATTAGTAAGCTTCTTATGATAAAATTTATTACTAGGTTGCaagttcaaattttaaaattcaatttgTCGCCTTTTAAGAAATTTCCttcatttgataaatattttattaataagcGTATGTTGTTCTGTGGTGTATTGGAAACATAAATATGAATGCGAGACTTAGGTGGTTGGGGATTGTGATATTATCATAAAGGGGACAAATAATTAAGAGTTGAATTTGTTTTTGACTTATGAAGCACTTTCATCCATAGCAGATGAGATTTAGCTGTCGGAAAAAGTCGTCGATAAGTTGTCGATAGTCTTTGCCTGTCATTAAATTAGCAAcaactttctaaaaaaaaattggaatatATACTAGTGAGACCAATACCGATAAATTTTTAGTCGTTGGTTGGACCTCGGACTAGCAGTTTTTAATGGTTACTAGCGAGTACAGCGACCAAAAGCTGTTTGTAATTAGCGCTTTTTTTCCGGTGCATCTCGCATCCACCCTCCCTCATTTCTCTCTTATTTTCTTAGGTTCTTGCATTTACTTTGTGAAAATGAAGCACATTATTGTTTTTGCTTATTTTAATTGTAGGATGTTTAATGGCGATGAAGGATTGATGTTCAAAAGTGAGAAGATATATCATATTAAACATGGCACCGATTTTGATTTTCTTAAGAAGATTCATAGCAAGTTGAAGCTTGAAGATTTTTGGTTTCACATAATCCAAAATCTGTTATAAAAATCGGACCAGACAGTTTGATCGAGAACCAGATCTATGGTCGATCCAGTCACAGGTCAGGACCAGTCATGTAATTAAACCGGTCATAACCAcatcaaatcaatcaaacttAGACGATTAGAATAGTGTCGCAATTGCTGTGGCATGGACTGTGGAGGAGGTAGTTAGTGTGTTGTGATGGGTCAGTTATGAGCCGTAGTGAGCCAAAGAAGGCGGCATGCCGGGCAGTCGTAGTAAGAAAGTAATAGCAATGTCTAGAGTTCGAAGGGTTTAAAGAAGAGTTTCATAGGTTTGAAAAATGACACATTAAATTTAATGATGAGCTGTATGCTTTTGTTTGATGTAATAAAGATGAGTTGGCGACGCCACATTTTCGCGGGATTCagattaatattttatatatggATTCTCCAACGAAATACAAGAATAGCTCAGTTTCATCTGTGGAGAAAAACTCGAAAATGAGTAACCATACACTATTAGACTGGGATTAAAATCTGACTGCCATAATTCATTTCATGTGTTTTGCTAATAGAAATTTCACAGCAAAAACCATTACCTacaataaaatatattgaaatgcaAAGTTTTGCTCTGTGAACAAGCAACGATCATTAGCTAAATTGCTCCATCCATTTTTGAATCTCTTCTTCACTGTTAAGCTTTCTGATTCCTCCATAGAATCCAGTGCGCATGTCTCCTTCTCTCCCAATA
This is a stretch of genomic DNA from Lotus japonicus ecotype B-129 chromosome 1, LjGifu_v1.2. It encodes these proteins:
- the LOC130730071 gene encoding F-box protein At2g32560-like isoform X2, which codes for MEEDHIDRSLLNLPEPILDCILKLLSPIELIKMSMVCTCLRDACRSDHLWENHINQKWGTIVGDFAFKEWQWHLTKFKSEEEEEEALLDQNCSLGSFCGSCPLPCTGSYLQDFNQLRTFLPNNSMLALYFSLQGGKFWFPAQFYRGPRVRDALFRYDSTSQTFTAREQRVGGRWLLWKGIMWERLRLSPVATPPCFCHVSDCLEDLKPGDHIEIQGKKKSDPHYEWFYAVIGHLDSCNENEEYCCCRHSETLVVEFREYPQFGTCKGWLKLLRHNNGEPGIYHGGRYHGGIRKLQTEEEIEKWMKHLSI
- the LOC130730071 gene encoding F-box protein At2g26850-like isoform X3 — its product is MEEDHIDRSLLNLPEPILDCILKLLSPIELIKMSMVCTCLRDACRSDHLWENHINQKWGTIVGDFAFKEWQWHLTKFKSEEEEEEALLDQNCSLGSFCGSCPLPCTGSYLQDFNQLRTFLPNNSMLALYFSLQGGKFWFPAQFYRGPRVRDALFRYDSTSQTFTAREQRVGGRWLLWKGIMWERLRLSPVATPPCFCHVSDCLEDLKPGDHIEIQGKKKSDPHYEWFYAVIGHLDSCNENEEYCCCRHSDFEVKSKDK